A genomic region of Catalinimonas niigatensis contains the following coding sequences:
- a CDS encoding SDR family NAD(P)-dependent oxidoreductase, translating to MITGADSGIGKETAKILVQEGAKIVLSDLKEDQLEATAEEIRSFTHNKSDISTWVADLTQLKEVHKLAEHVKSRYGGADILAHCAGARGAAGDFLELSDEDWMETINIDLMGAVRVSRAFIPQMQQKGWGRLVLISSENAMQPYEEESPYNACKAAIVNLSKCLSRTYAKDGVLINCVSPAYIETPMTNAMMEELAKERGSSVDEAVDWFLKNKRPHIEVQRRGQADEVAAVIAFLCSELASFVNGSNYRVDGGSVETAFG from the coding sequence GTGATCACCGGTGCAGACTCAGGCATCGGCAAAGAAACTGCCAAAATATTAGTACAAGAAGGAGCTAAAATAGTACTTAGTGATCTGAAAGAAGATCAACTTGAAGCTACTGCTGAAGAGATCCGCTCATTTACTCATAACAAATCAGACATCAGCACTTGGGTTGCTGATCTGACACAGTTAAAGGAAGTACATAAGCTGGCAGAGCATGTTAAATCTCGCTATGGAGGAGCTGACATCCTGGCCCACTGCGCGGGTGCCAGAGGAGCTGCTGGTGATTTTTTGGAACTTAGTGATGAAGACTGGATGGAAACCATTAACATTGACTTGATGGGAGCAGTAAGAGTTTCCAGAGCATTCATTCCGCAAATGCAGCAAAAAGGCTGGGGACGGCTGGTGCTCATTTCTTCAGAAAATGCCATGCAGCCTTATGAAGAAGAAAGTCCATACAATGCCTGCAAAGCCGCTATTGTAAATCTGTCCAAATGCCTGTCACGCACCTATGCTAAAGATGGAGTGCTCATCAATTGTGTTTCTCCTGCATATATTGAAACCCCGATGACTAACGCCATGATGGAAGAACTGGCTAAAGAACGTGGATCTTCGGTTGATGAAGCTGTAGACTGGTTTTTGAAAAACAAACGCCCGCATATTGAAGTACAGCGTAGAGGGCAAGCTGATGAAGTAGCTGCGGTGATTGCATTTCTGTGCTCTGAACTGGCAAGCTTTGTCAATGGCAGTAATTACAGAGTAGATGGTGGCTCAGTAGAGACCGCTTTTGGCTGA